The Kitasatospora setae KM-6054 genome contains a region encoding:
- a CDS encoding alpha/beta hydrolase, which yields MTGSATGTPGQIVWKSALVPGGEHPVPVRILRPAAGHRGWLVWAHGGSWRSGSAEGWHRACADLAVQAACTVVSVDYRLSPEHRHPAALQDVLAVLDWAQERAEEEGLPPVAVGGDSAGGTLAALAALVRRDRGQPLSAQVLAYPPLDPECRAPSYTRYLDNFPTRESLVSAWEDFRGSDGGRGYPSTPFEVEDLGALAPAILSVGALDPVADDVRDFARRLRAAGNEVVFQEFPQMLHAAFLLPQGQLRQWLGAALRLRLLASGPSRSGSGSSSSSSSAS from the coding sequence ATGACGGGTTCGGCCACCGGCACCCCCGGACAGATCGTGTGGAAATCGGCTCTCGTGCCGGGCGGGGAGCACCCGGTGCCGGTGCGGATCCTGCGCCCCGCCGCCGGGCACCGCGGCTGGCTGGTCTGGGCGCACGGCGGGAGCTGGCGCAGCGGTTCGGCGGAGGGCTGGCACCGGGCGTGCGCGGACCTCGCCGTGCAGGCGGCGTGCACCGTGGTCAGCGTCGACTACCGGCTGTCGCCGGAGCACCGGCATCCCGCCGCGCTCCAGGACGTCCTGGCGGTGCTGGACTGGGCCCAGGAGCGGGCCGAGGAGGAGGGCCTGCCGCCGGTGGCGGTGGGGGGTGACAGCGCGGGGGGCACGCTCGCGGCGCTGGCGGCCCTGGTGCGTCGTGACCGGGGGCAGCCGCTCAGTGCCCAGGTGCTGGCGTATCCGCCGCTGGATCCCGAGTGCCGTGCCCCGTCGTACACGCGGTACCTGGACAACTTCCCGACCCGGGAGTCGCTGGTCTCGGCGTGGGAGGACTTCCGCGGGAGCGACGGCGGCCGCGGCTACCCCAGTACGCCGTTCGAGGTCGAGGACCTCGGTGCGCTGGCGCCCGCGATCTTGAGTGTCGGGGCGCTGGATCCGGTGGCGGACGACGTCCGTGACTTCGCGCGGCGGCTGCGGGCGGCGGGCAACGAGGTGGTGTTCCAGGAGTTCCCGCAGATGCTCCACGCGGCTTTCCTGCTGCCCCAGGGGCAGTTGCGGCAGTGGCTGGGGGCGGCTCTGCGGCTGCGGCTGCTGGCGTCGGGCCCGAGCCGCAGCGGTAGCGGTAGCAGTAGCAGTAGCAGTAGTGCCAGTTGA
- a CDS encoding MFS transporter, whose product MSVVDEASVSGGVRGAGSPPARMTGRLRLLLVVLLVAQFMLAVDFSILNVALPVIGKGLGFSLSNLQWIATSFALCAAGFTLFFGRVADLFGRRRLFLAGLALLGLSSLVGGLATSPGILIAARIAQGLATAAVTPAGLSLLTTSFPEGPLRDKALGLNGALMSAGFTTGAILGGVLTDLLSWRWSFFINVPVALAVLLIAPGVIKESRPDQRPRLDIPGALTVTLGLLALVFGLTRAGENGWSDPTALISLAAGLLLLIAFYLVESKAPAPLVPVTILKRPTVIWGNIAGLIAFLTETSLVFLMTLYLQEVLDFSPLAAGLSFGVLGIGTVIGGSLAAKVIARIGTKATLITGGLLQAAATAALLTLGDTRTSMAVLLTATFLGGIGNMLVIVGFMVTATSGLPDHEQGMATGLATMTQQIGITMGTPIMSAIATTQITTHATHTTVLDGVTLAVLVNTALVLAGTLTTALFLHTRKTPTP is encoded by the coding sequence ATGTCGGTCGTTGATGAGGCGTCGGTTTCGGGCGGGGTGCGGGGGGCGGGGTCGCCACCGGCACGGATGACGGGGCGCCTGCGGCTGCTGCTGGTGGTGCTGCTGGTCGCGCAGTTCATGCTCGCGGTGGACTTCTCGATCCTGAACGTGGCCCTGCCGGTGATCGGCAAGGGCCTCGGGTTCTCCCTGTCGAACCTGCAGTGGATCGCGACGTCGTTCGCGCTGTGCGCCGCCGGGTTCACCCTGTTCTTCGGCCGCGTCGCCGACCTCTTCGGACGCCGGCGCCTGTTCCTCGCGGGCCTGGCCCTGCTCGGCCTGTCCTCCCTGGTGGGCGGCCTGGCCACCTCCCCGGGCATCCTGATCGCCGCCCGCATCGCCCAGGGCCTGGCCACCGCCGCCGTCACCCCCGCCGGCCTGTCCCTGCTGACCACCTCCTTCCCCGAAGGCCCCCTGCGCGACAAGGCCCTCGGACTCAACGGCGCCCTCATGTCCGCCGGCTTCACCACCGGCGCCATCCTCGGCGGCGTCCTGACCGACCTCCTGTCCTGGCGCTGGTCGTTCTTCATCAACGTCCCCGTCGCCCTCGCCGTCCTGCTCATCGCCCCCGGCGTCATCAAGGAATCCCGCCCCGACCAGCGCCCCCGCCTCGACATCCCCGGCGCCCTCACCGTCACCCTCGGCCTGCTCGCCCTCGTCTTCGGCCTCACCCGCGCCGGCGAGAACGGCTGGAGCGACCCCACCGCCCTGATCTCCCTGGCCGCCGGCCTCCTGCTCCTCATCGCCTTCTACCTCGTCGAGAGCAAGGCCCCCGCACCCCTGGTCCCCGTCACCATCCTCAAGCGCCCCACCGTCATCTGGGGCAACATCGCCGGCCTCATCGCCTTCCTCACCGAGACCTCCCTCGTCTTCCTGATGACCCTCTACCTCCAGGAAGTCCTCGACTTCTCCCCCCTGGCCGCCGGCCTCTCCTTCGGCGTCCTGGGCATCGGCACCGTCATCGGCGGCTCCCTCGCCGCCAAGGTCATCGCCCGCATCGGCACCAAGGCCACCCTCATCACCGGCGGCCTCCTCCAAGCCGCCGCCACCGCCGCCCTGCTCACCCTCGGCGACACCCGCACCTCCATGGCCGTCCTGCTCACCGCCACCTTCCTCGGCGGCATCGGCAACATGCTCGTCATCGTCGGCTTCATGGTCACCGCCACCTCCGGCCTGCCCGACCACGAACAGGGCATGGCCACCGGACTGGCCACCATGACCCAGCAGATCGGCATCACCATGGGCACCCCCATCATGAGCGCCATCGCCACCACCCAGATCACCACCCACGCCACCCACACCACCGTCCTCGACGGCGTCACCCTCGCCGTCCTCGTCAACACCGCCCTCGTCCTCGCCGGCACCCTCACCACCGCCCTCTTCCTCCACACCCGCAAAACCCCCACCCCCTGA
- a CDS encoding helix-turn-helix domain-containing protein, with translation MDTPSVLGDFLRSRRARLQPEDVGLRAYGARRRVPGLRREELAQLAGVSVTHYTRLEQGQSTNASDAVLDAIARALRLNTDETAHLRDLARPAAPARPAPLRPDYARPAAAQLIAAMTDVPAVILDRRNDVLAWNPLGHALLAGHIDYTAPQSPSERPNLTRMLFLDEHTRELHTAWEDEAKTSVAALRLTAGRHPDDRRLAELIGQLAMKSDEFAGMWSRHPVRSCTFGTKLLHHPFVGALELSFESMQLADDSGQRMLAYSAPAGSPSQAGLQLLAGTLLSHPPHGARPAARGHLAGEKPRDR, from the coding sequence ATGGACACACCATCCGTGCTGGGAGACTTCCTGCGCAGCCGACGAGCCCGGCTCCAACCGGAGGACGTGGGCCTGCGGGCCTACGGAGCCCGCCGACGCGTCCCGGGACTACGACGCGAGGAGCTCGCCCAACTGGCCGGCGTGAGCGTCACCCACTACACCCGCCTCGAACAGGGCCAGAGCACCAACGCCTCCGACGCCGTCCTCGACGCGATCGCCCGCGCGCTGCGCCTGAACACCGACGAGACCGCGCACCTGCGCGACCTGGCCCGCCCCGCCGCCCCCGCCCGCCCCGCCCCGCTGCGACCGGACTACGCCCGCCCCGCCGCCGCCCAGCTCATCGCCGCCATGACCGACGTGCCCGCCGTCATCCTCGACCGCCGCAACGACGTCCTGGCCTGGAACCCGCTGGGCCACGCACTCCTCGCCGGCCACATCGACTACACCGCCCCCCAGTCGCCCTCGGAACGCCCCAACCTCACCCGCATGCTCTTCCTCGACGAGCACACCCGCGAACTCCACACCGCCTGGGAGGACGAGGCCAAGACATCCGTCGCGGCACTGCGCCTCACCGCCGGCCGCCACCCCGACGACCGCCGCCTCGCCGAGCTGATCGGCCAGCTCGCGATGAAGAGCGACGAGTTCGCCGGGATGTGGTCACGCCACCCGGTCCGCAGCTGCACCTTCGGCACCAAGCTGCTGCACCACCCCTTCGTGGGGGCACTGGAGCTGTCCTTCGAGAGCATGCAGCTGGCGGACGACTCCGGGCAGCGGATGCTCGCCTACAGCGCGCCGGCCGGATCGCCCTCGCAGGCCGGACTCCAGCTCCTGGCCGGAACCCTGCTGAGCCACCCGCCGCACGGCGCCCGCCCCGCCGCCCGCGGACACCTCGCCGGCGAGAAGCCCCGCGACAGGTAG
- a CDS encoding dTMP kinase yields the protein MPEHHPAFCVLLGPDYAGKSSALSLLRDTVPWRTLSVDDTHLAPEHTLLTSLRRDLVREVAGRPGAWSPDFLATMLQTAAVHLRDRLCADPHTPAVVDSYYYKLLAKGRLAGADDHAGFAWWRTFPQPRRVVYLDVRPATAWRRSHDGRDLNRLEYYGPQPTADGFTRYQGDLAKTMHDEIAHLPVTVIDGHGDPAQTAQAIRKVLAHELG from the coding sequence ATGCCGGAACACCACCCTGCCTTCTGCGTCCTCCTCGGGCCCGACTACGCGGGCAAGTCCTCGGCACTCTCCCTGCTGCGCGACACCGTGCCGTGGCGGACCCTCTCCGTCGACGACACCCACCTCGCACCGGAGCACACCCTGCTCACCAGCCTGCGCCGGGACCTGGTCCGCGAGGTCGCCGGACGGCCCGGCGCGTGGTCACCCGACTTCCTCGCCACGATGCTGCAGACGGCCGCCGTACACCTGCGCGACCGGCTCTGCGCCGACCCGCACACCCCGGCCGTCGTCGACTCCTACTACTACAAGCTCCTCGCCAAGGGCCGGCTGGCCGGCGCCGACGACCACGCCGGCTTCGCCTGGTGGCGCACCTTCCCCCAGCCGCGCCGGGTCGTCTACCTCGACGTGCGCCCCGCCACCGCCTGGCGCCGCAGCCACGACGGCCGCGACCTCAACCGCCTGGAGTACTACGGCCCCCAGCCGACCGCGGACGGCTTCACCCGCTACCAGGGCGATCTCGCGAAGACGATGCACGACGAGATCGCCCACCTCCCGGTGACGGTGATCGACGGACACGGCGACCCCGCGCAGACCGCGCAGGCCATACGAAAGGTACTCGCGCATGAACTCGGCTGA
- a CDS encoding GH3 family domain-containing protein, with protein sequence MNSAEAWTDPDRLRRYRERVFHERARLRAALADAPGRRRHVLADLLEFNAGTHYGREHGFAAIRTLDDFRKAVPVQDYTALGPWIERAAAGEHNVLTADQPAVYFTSSGTTGAHKKIPVTPRFMHTTFFPFYYAAWAPLIEHFPDVLDRPDAVLNLKHDPLTAPPTTASGRPHVGASQVDFGTRFGEPLSAEPGTGAPWAVLPAHVDAGAHLEKMYLRLRLAVESDVRCVIGINPAMIAALPHQLNLWWPRILKDIADGTLGGLPHGAPNPRRAAELERIAARHHTVRPAHIWPRMRALFCWTTGLASLYLPRLREEFGPDVALLPAPVAASEGPVGVALDRHPSAGSLVVTAAVHEFADAEDDLTPDTETLLPEELETGRDYHVVFSHVGGLYRYAVGDVVRVVDRAGGAPRLEYTGRSTRSDAAGERLRDAQVTRALAVALGRTGLELRNVACRVRPSAPGAAPGYEFALSPRAPWNEDGSRRFLHLLDAQLGTESAGYRTARAGGRLAPPTLLRLAPEAFAEDWQAAVASGIRPTQVKDRLFRQDDAQWARLTDGHH encoded by the coding sequence ATGAACTCGGCTGAAGCCTGGACCGACCCCGACCGCCTGCGCCGCTACCGCGAACGGGTCTTCCACGAACGCGCCCGCCTGCGCGCCGCCCTCGCCGACGCCCCCGGCCGGCGCCGACACGTCCTGGCGGACCTGCTGGAGTTCAACGCCGGCACCCACTACGGCCGCGAGCACGGCTTCGCCGCCATCCGCACCCTGGACGACTTCCGCAAGGCCGTACCCGTCCAGGACTACACCGCCCTCGGGCCGTGGATCGAACGGGCGGCCGCCGGCGAGCACAACGTCCTGACCGCCGACCAGCCCGCCGTGTACTTCACCAGCAGCGGCACCACCGGCGCCCACAAGAAGATCCCCGTCACCCCGCGCTTCATGCACACCACGTTCTTCCCCTTCTACTACGCGGCCTGGGCCCCCCTGATCGAGCACTTCCCGGACGTCCTCGACCGGCCGGACGCCGTGCTCAACCTCAAGCACGACCCCCTGACGGCCCCGCCCACCACCGCCTCCGGACGCCCCCACGTCGGCGCCAGCCAGGTCGACTTCGGGACGAGGTTCGGCGAACCGCTCTCCGCGGAACCCGGCACCGGCGCCCCCTGGGCCGTCCTGCCCGCCCACGTCGACGCCGGCGCGCACCTGGAGAAGATGTACCTGCGGCTGCGCCTGGCGGTGGAGAGCGACGTGCGCTGCGTGATCGGCATCAACCCCGCCATGATCGCCGCCCTGCCGCACCAGCTGAACCTGTGGTGGCCCAGGATCCTCAAGGACATCGCCGACGGCACCCTCGGCGGCCTGCCCCACGGCGCCCCCAACCCGCGGCGCGCCGCCGAACTGGAGCGGATCGCCGCCCGCCACCACACCGTGCGCCCCGCCCACATCTGGCCGCGCATGCGCGCCCTGTTCTGCTGGACCACCGGACTGGCCTCCCTCTACCTGCCCCGGCTGCGCGAGGAGTTCGGCCCGGACGTGGCCCTCCTGCCCGCACCGGTCGCCGCCTCCGAAGGGCCGGTCGGGGTCGCGCTCGACCGGCACCCCAGCGCCGGGAGCCTGGTCGTCACCGCCGCCGTCCACGAGTTCGCCGACGCCGAGGACGACCTCACCCCCGACACCGAGACCCTCCTGCCCGAGGAACTCGAGACCGGCCGCGACTACCACGTGGTCTTCAGCCACGTCGGCGGCCTCTACCGGTACGCCGTCGGCGACGTGGTCCGCGTCGTCGACCGCGCCGGGGGCGCGCCCCGCCTGGAGTACACCGGCCGCAGCACCCGGTCCGACGCGGCCGGCGAGCGGCTGCGCGACGCCCAGGTGACCCGCGCCCTGGCCGTCGCCCTGGGCCGTACCGGCCTCGAACTGCGCAACGTCGCCTGCCGGGTCCGGCCCTCCGCGCCCGGCGCCGCGCCCGGCTACGAGTTCGCGCTCTCCCCCCGCGCGCCCTGGAACGAGGACGGGAGCCGGCGCTTCCTCCACCTCCTCGACGCGCAGCTGGGCACCGAGTCCGCCGGCTACCGCACCGCCCGCGCCGGCGGCCGGCTCGCACCCCCCACCCTCCTGCGCCTGGCCCCCGAGGCCTTCGCCGAGGACTGGCAGGCGGCCGTCGCCTCCGGCATCCGGCCCACCCAGGTCAAGGACCGGCTGTTCCGCCAGGACGACGCCCAGTGGGCACGACTGACCGACGGCCACCACTGA
- a CDS encoding class I SAM-dependent methyltransferase: protein MTASLDAVERTALLTAALRAAETRRPDRLYEDPYADALAGDIGPELLAQVRAATFPADGERTLPSTPDYNAIRTRFFDDYLKEAAADPATTQIVLAPAGMDSRAYRTDWPARVRWFEVDRPAVLAYKQQRLGAVQARTDHRKVAVDLTSPDWEQDLQNAGYDPSAPSTWLLEGLLYYIPEADTHRILQRVAAISAPGSRIAADIVNADALTLAHMRGLLDVFESWGCPWLFGTNEPEALFDQYGYTTRALQPGEDGADFGRWPDPVPPRSVQGVRRVFFVHGRRR, encoded by the coding sequence ATGACCGCCTCACTCGACGCCGTCGAACGCACCGCCCTGCTCACCGCGGCCCTGCGGGCCGCCGAGACCCGGCGCCCCGACCGGCTCTACGAGGACCCCTACGCCGACGCGCTGGCCGGCGACATCGGCCCCGAACTCCTGGCCCAGGTGCGGGCCGCCACCTTCCCCGCCGACGGCGAGCGCACCCTGCCCAGCACCCCCGACTACAACGCGATCCGCACCAGGTTCTTCGACGACTACCTGAAGGAGGCGGCCGCCGACCCCGCCACCACCCAGATCGTGCTCGCCCCCGCCGGCATGGACTCGCGCGCCTACCGCACCGACTGGCCCGCGCGCGTACGGTGGTTCGAGGTCGACCGCCCCGCCGTCCTCGCCTACAAGCAGCAACGCCTCGGCGCCGTCCAGGCCCGCACCGACCACCGCAAGGTCGCCGTCGACCTGACCTCACCCGACTGGGAACAGGACCTCCAGAACGCCGGCTACGACCCGTCGGCGCCCTCCACCTGGCTGCTCGAAGGGCTGCTCTACTACATCCCCGAGGCCGACACCCACCGCATCCTCCAGCGGGTCGCCGCGATCTCCGCCCCCGGCAGCCGGATAGCCGCCGACATCGTCAACGCCGACGCCCTGACGCTCGCGCACATGCGCGGACTGCTGGACGTGTTCGAGAGCTGGGGCTGCCCCTGGCTGTTCGGCACCAACGAACCGGAAGCCCTCTTCGACCAGTACGGCTACACCACCCGGGCCCTGCAGCCCGGCGAGGACGGAGCCGACTTCGGCCGCTGGCCCGACCCCGTGCCGCCGCGCTCCGTCCAGGGCGTGCGCCGGGTGTTCTTCGTCCACGGCAGGCGGCGCTGA
- a CDS encoding NAD(P)/FAD-dependent oxidoreductase, translating to MPVAVIAGGSIAGLAAALALHGIGYRVHVLERGDEPPPRRAGEAAPDRPRPTAPQALHSHTLTSLGLRVLRERAPQVLAAARDAGAHLLDLTLAMPAGATDAAREPGDDELAALGCRRPTLERALHDTVRTLPGVTLHHRATLAALELDPARRAVRAVRTTAGERLPADIVVDATGRTAAHRAWLRDAGTPPPEDRAEPSGLRGHTRVYRLRSATAPGPLNRGNAAGDIWDHYAGVLHPGDGDTFSIALATLPGDRGLSALRTAAGFTAAARATPGLGPWLADGVSEPLSPVRAITAPPNTLRGAALAPRPPVTGLYPLGDAACTTNPLFGRGMSLALEHAFRLADLLAAHPRPGEEAAHDAARLTTTLLLPWYEHSAAADRARIARWQAAVDGAAPPPPPPADPADPPGPAALAAAAATDAVVWRALTRTLMTLATPAQALGDDKILARIRQAPPPPARPQAPPHAELVRLVTQAAGARP from the coding sequence ATGCCCGTGGCCGTCATCGCGGGAGGCAGCATCGCCGGCCTGGCCGCCGCCCTGGCCCTGCACGGCATCGGCTACCGCGTCCACGTCCTCGAACGCGGGGACGAGCCGCCACCGCGCCGGGCCGGCGAAGCCGCCCCGGACCGCCCCCGCCCCACCGCGCCGCAGGCCCTGCACTCGCACACCCTCACCTCGCTGGGCCTGCGCGTCCTGCGCGAACGCGCCCCGCAGGTCCTGGCCGCGGCCCGGGACGCCGGCGCCCACCTGCTCGACCTCACCCTGGCCATGCCCGCCGGCGCCACCGACGCCGCCCGCGAACCCGGCGACGACGAACTGGCCGCCCTCGGCTGCCGCCGCCCCACCCTCGAACGCGCCCTCCACGACACGGTACGCACCCTGCCCGGCGTCACCCTCCACCACCGCGCGACCCTCGCCGCCCTGGAACTCGACCCGGCGCGACGGGCGGTGCGCGCGGTACGCACCACCGCCGGCGAACGGCTGCCGGCCGACATCGTCGTCGACGCCACCGGCCGCACGGCCGCACACCGGGCCTGGCTGCGCGACGCGGGCACGCCCCCGCCCGAGGACCGCGCCGAGCCCTCCGGCCTGCGCGGCCACACCCGCGTCTACCGGCTCCGCTCCGCCACCGCCCCCGGCCCCCTCAACCGCGGCAACGCCGCCGGCGACATCTGGGACCACTACGCGGGCGTCCTGCACCCGGGCGACGGCGACACCTTCTCCATCGCCCTGGCCACCCTGCCCGGCGACCGCGGCCTGAGCGCACTGCGCACCGCGGCCGGCTTCACCGCCGCGGCCCGCGCCACCCCCGGCCTGGGCCCCTGGCTGGCGGACGGCGTCAGCGAACCCCTCTCCCCGGTCCGCGCCATCACCGCGCCGCCCAACACCCTGCGCGGCGCCGCCCTGGCCCCCCGGCCCCCCGTCACCGGGCTCTACCCGCTGGGCGACGCCGCCTGCACCACCAACCCCCTCTTCGGACGCGGCATGTCCCTCGCCCTGGAACACGCCTTCCGCCTCGCCGACCTGCTCGCCGCCCACCCCCGGCCCGGCGAGGAAGCCGCCCACGACGCGGCCCGGCTCACCACGACCCTCCTCCTGCCCTGGTACGAACACTCCGCCGCCGCCGACCGGGCCCGCATCGCCCGCTGGCAGGCCGCCGTCGACGGCGCCGCGCCCCCGCCGCCACCCCCGGCGGACCCGGCGGACCCGCCCGGCCCCGCCGCCCTCGCCGCGGCCGCCGCCACCGACGCAGTCGTCTGGCGCGCCCTGACCCGCACGCTGATGACCCTGGCCACCCCCGCGCAGGCCCTGGGGGACGACAAGATCCTCGCCAGGATCCGCCAGGCACCCCCGCCCCCCGCCCGCCCGCAGGCCCCGCCGCACGCCGAACTCGTCCGCCTCGTCACCCAGGCGGCCGGAGCCCGCCCGTGA
- a CDS encoding DUF6182 family protein, whose translation MSPSPSPVLDPAQDRLRHAAAGRVRRARPDLAARYDLDTTEGLLEAQQAVATRAGDGAGEEGTLAAVVVRHVDLAAWVRSTCEFALALDPALARPWRRSFTRTVFLAGNPDNLRERFPFAHTGAGAAWTPPGPDKDTAALRRLLKTFDGPAGPPARPATDILIPAGPGPHGPGGRAARHRDLYLATAGCTLSEALVHLNHILVEAVLDGLIAPGERLTLRQIPRLTGIEAPFAALRVVAEPHRRGRLKAAAALTEEIPPCPQ comes from the coding sequence ATGAGCCCGAGCCCGAGCCCGGTCCTGGACCCCGCCCAGGACCGGCTGCGCCACGCCGCGGCGGGCCGGGTCCGCCGCGCCCGACCGGACCTCGCCGCCCGCTACGACCTGGACACCACCGAGGGCCTGCTCGAAGCCCAGCAGGCCGTCGCCACCAGGGCGGGGGACGGGGCGGGGGAGGAGGGCACCCTGGCCGCCGTCGTGGTGCGCCACGTCGACCTCGCCGCCTGGGTACGCTCCACCTGCGAGTTCGCCCTCGCCCTGGACCCGGCCCTGGCACGGCCCTGGCGCCGCTCCTTCACCCGCACGGTCTTCCTCGCGGGCAACCCGGACAACCTGCGCGAGCGCTTCCCGTTCGCCCACACCGGCGCCGGCGCCGCCTGGACACCGCCGGGACCGGACAAGGACACCGCCGCCCTGCGCAGGCTCCTGAAGACCTTCGACGGGCCGGCCGGGCCGCCCGCCCGGCCCGCCACCGACATCCTCATCCCCGCCGGCCCCGGCCCCCACGGCCCCGGCGGCCGGGCCGCCCGCCACCGCGACCTCTACCTCGCCACCGCGGGGTGCACCCTCTCCGAAGCCCTGGTGCACCTCAACCACATCCTGGTCGAGGCGGTCCTGGACGGGCTGATCGCCCCGGGGGAGCGGCTGACCCTGCGCCAGATCCCCCGGCTCACCGGCATCGAAGCGCCGTTCGCCGCCCTGCGCGTCGTCGCGGAACCCCACCGCCGCGGCCGGCTCAAGGCCGCCGCCGCCCTCACCGAGGAGATCCCCCCGTGCCCGCAATGA
- a CDS encoding substrate-binding domain-containing protein — protein MSAPATAATAALPEPAAATAAEPAAGTIRLGYHGSPEVAHRVTALAGLPEATVTLHPYDITDPFRGLREGDLDLIIVKFSLREPDLAVSRVLTHDARAVVVGARHPLAARTSVSVEELADHDAFHRPGDLPAYVWDEVVPPRTPAGRPIRRRHRVTDIPRMMALVAEGAAVHLSLISLADVAPPTVRIVPVHDLPPAPVALAWHRATGLPPHAARYVTAAEQAASR, from the coding sequence ATGAGCGCACCGGCCACCGCCGCGACCGCCGCCCTCCCGGAACCCGCCGCCGCGACCGCCGCCGAGCCCGCCGCCGGGACCATCCGGCTCGGCTACCACGGCTCACCCGAGGTCGCCCACCGCGTCACCGCCCTCGCCGGCCTCCCCGAGGCCACCGTCACGCTCCACCCGTACGACATCACCGACCCCTTCCGCGGCCTGCGCGAGGGCGACCTCGACCTCATCATCGTCAAGTTCTCCCTCCGCGAACCCGACCTCGCCGTCAGCCGGGTCCTCACCCACGACGCCCGCGCCGTCGTCGTCGGCGCCCGCCACCCACTGGCCGCCCGCACCTCCGTCTCCGTCGAGGAACTCGCCGACCACGACGCCTTCCACCGCCCCGGCGACCTCCCCGCCTACGTCTGGGACGAAGTCGTCCCGCCCCGCACCCCCGCCGGCCGCCCGATCCGGCGCCGCCACCGCGTCACCGACATCCCCCGCATGATGGCCCTGGTCGCCGAGGGCGCCGCCGTGCACCTCTCCCTGATCTCCCTCGCCGACGTCGCACCGCCCACCGTGCGGATCGTCCCCGTCCACGACCTGCCGCCCGCCCCCGTCGCCCTCGCCTGGCACCGCGCCACCGGACTCCCGCCCCACGCCGCCCGCTACGTCACCGCGGCCGAACAGGCGGCCTCCCGGTGA
- a CDS encoding alpha/beta fold hydrolase, which produces MTAPTRTPVVLLHALSLHASMWDHHTQALRARGHQVIAFDQRGFGTTPLGTAQPSLDVVADDLARLLDDRGIDRAVLAGSSMGGYAAMAFLARHPGRTAALALLSARATADTPEARAQRLRFADLVEDAPTRATVIDQTTPLLVGATTRARHPEILARLLADARAADPKALAWAQRAIAARPDATATLRATDVPAVVIAGDQDALVGYEESRQTAEALPQGHLVSIPDAGHLQPLEAPAAVADALHGLLDRIGDTPC; this is translated from the coding sequence GTGACCGCACCCACCAGAACCCCCGTCGTCCTGCTGCACGCCCTCTCCCTGCACGCCTCGATGTGGGACCACCACACCCAGGCCCTACGCGCCCGCGGACACCAGGTCATCGCCTTCGACCAGCGCGGATTCGGCACCACGCCCCTCGGCACCGCGCAGCCCTCCCTCGACGTCGTCGCCGACGACCTCGCACGGCTCCTCGACGACCGCGGCATCGACCGCGCCGTCCTCGCGGGCTCCTCCATGGGCGGCTACGCCGCCATGGCCTTCCTCGCCCGCCACCCCGGCCGCACCGCCGCCCTCGCCCTGCTCTCCGCCCGGGCCACCGCGGACACCCCCGAAGCCCGCGCCCAGCGCCTGCGCTTCGCCGACCTCGTCGAGGACGCGCCCACCCGCGCGACGGTCATCGACCAAACCACCCCGCTCCTGGTCGGCGCGACCACCCGCGCCCGCCACCCCGAGATCCTCGCCCGGCTGCTCGCCGACGCCCGGGCCGCGGACCCGAAAGCGCTCGCCTGGGCCCAACGGGCCATCGCCGCCCGCCCCGACGCCACCGCCACACTGCGCGCCACCGACGTGCCCGCCGTGGTCATCGCCGGCGACCAGGACGCCCTGGTCGGCTACGAGGAGTCCCGGCAGACCGCCGAGGCACTTCCCCAAGGCCACCTGGTCAGCATCCCGGACGCCGGACACCTGCAACCACTGGAGGCCCCGGCCGCCGTGGCCGACGCGCTGCACGGCCTCCTCGACCGGATCGGAGACACACCGTGCTGA